Sequence from the Nocardia brasiliensis genome:
GCGCGCAGCGCGCCTGCGATCCGGCCGCGGTGCAGATCCGTTGTGCCCCATGCGGAGCGCAGCGCGGTGACCCTGGTGAGCCACAGTGAAAGGTCGTATTCGGCGGTGTAGCCGATCGCGCCGTGCACCTGCAGGGCCGCCCTGGCCGCCTGATAGGCCGCGTCACCGCAGGCGATCACGGCCGCGGAGACGTCGCGGCCCCGGGTGGGCGCCGCCATGGTGAGCGCGGCGCGGTAGAGCAGCGGCTCGGCCAGGTCGAGCCCGATCAGCACGTCGGCGAGTTTCTGTTTGACGGCTTGGAATTCGCCGATCGGTTTGCCGAATTGCTTGCGCTGCTTGGCATATCCGGTGGTGGCGTCGAGCAGGGACCGGCCTGCGCCGAGCAACTGGGCCGCGCAGGCCAGCGCGCCGGTGTCGAACGCGGTGGCTACGGCCGCGCGCACGGCATCGCCCTCGGCGACCGGTTCGTCGGCGGCGACGGTGAACAGCCTGCGAGCCGGATCGATCGAGCGGATGGCGCCGGTGCGGTGCGCGGTGGACAGCCGTGCGTCGTCGGCGATCAGGACCAAATCGGCGGTGTCGGCGTCCAGCGCGACGCTGCTCTGCCGCTGCCCGGCGAACGCGATCGTGCCCAGCGCGCTGCCTTCGGCGCAGCCGGGTAGCCAGCGCTCAGCCGGTGCCCGGTCCGGAAGTGCCTGCAGAAGCGCGGGTATGGCCGCCGCCGTTTCGATCAGCGGGCCCGGCGCGGCGGCGCGGCCGAGTTCGATGAACGCCACGACCAGATCGATCGGCTCGGCCCCGACGCCGCCGTGCGCGTCCTCGATGGCCAGGCCGAGCACGCCGGCCCCGGCCAGCTGCCGGATGAGCGCCTGCCCCGGGCGCGGGTCACCGGCCGCCCAGCTGCGGACCGCCGCAGGTGTGCGTCCGGTGTCGAGCAGCTTGCGTACGCTGCTGCCGAAGTCGAGTTGCTCGGGACTGAGCGCGAATCTCATCGGCTGCTTCCTCTCGGTAGTCCGAGCAGCCGCTCGGCGATGATGTTGCGCTGAATCTCGTTGGTGCCCGCGTAGATCGGGCCCGAGAGCGAGAACAGATAGCCGTCGGTCCACGGTCCATGACGTTCGGCGGCGGCGCCGAGCACGTCGAGTCCGGTCTCGTGCATGGCGATATCGAGCTCGGACCAGAACACCTTGGTGATCGAGGATTCCGCGCCCAGCTTGCCGCCCTCGTTGAGCCGGGTCACCGTGCCGAAGGTGTGCAGGCGGTATGCCTCGCTGCCGATCCAGGCGTCCACCACGGCATCGCGCTGCGCGGTGTTGGCCTGGTCGCCGTGGTCGAGCCAGAGGTCGATCAGCCGTTGCGCGGTGGCGCTGAAGCGTCCCGGGCTGCGCAGCGACAGCCCGCGCTCGTTGCTGGAGGTGCTCATCGCGACCCGCCAGCCTTCACCGGGCGCGCCGATCACGTCCCGGTCGGGCACGAACACCTCGTCGAGGAAGATCTCGGCGAAGCCGGGTTCGCCGTCCAGCTGGGGGATCGGACGGACCGAAACCCCGTCGGCGGTCAGCGGGAACATGACGTAGGTGAGTCCCTTGTGCCGCTCGGCCTCCGGGTCGCTGCGGAACAGGCCGAAGGCCCAATCCGCGTAGGACGCACGGGAACTCCAGGTCTTCTGGCCGCTGAGCAGCCAGCCGCCGCTGGTGCGGCGCGCGGTCGAGCGGATGCCCGCGAGGTCGCTGCCCGCCTCCGGCTCGGACCAGGCCTGCGCCCAGATGTCGTCACCGCGCGCCATCCGCGGCATGATCCGGTCCAGCTGTTCGGTGGTGCCGTGCTCGAAAAGCGTTGGCGCCAGCAGGAAGATGCCGTTCTGGCTGACCCGGCCCGGTGCGCCCGCCGCGTAGTACTCCTGCTCGAACAGCACCCACTCCAGCAGCGACGCGTCGCGGCCGCCGTACTCCCTCGGCCACGCGACCACGGAGAGCCTGGCCTCGGCGAGGGTGCGTTCCCACGCCCGGTGCGCCTCGAAGCCCGTCTTGGTGTCCATCGAGGGCAGCGGCTGCGCGGGTTTGTGTGCGGCCAGGAAGTCGCGGACCTCGGTCTGGAATTCCTGTGTCGCCGTGTCGATGTCGAGGTCCACCTATGTCGCCCCGTTCTCGCCGGTCGCGGTGGCCTTCATCGACTTGGCGTTCATGCCGCCGAGCGAATCGGCGCCGACCTCGGCGTTGTGCGCGTGCGCGAAGTGGTGCAGGCCGAACACCGAGTCCATGCCCGCCCGCATCCCCATCAGGTCCTCGGCCTGATTGACCGCCTTCTTGGTGAGTGCGAGGCCGAATCGCGGCATGGCGGCGATCTTTTCGGCCAACGCGAACGTCTCGGCCGCCAGCTCGGCACGCGGCACGACCCGGTTCACCATGCCCCATTCCTTGGCCTGCGCCGCGCCGAAGCGGTCGCCGGTGAACAGGAACTCCTTCGCCGCGCGCGGTCCCATCACCCAGGGGTGGGCGAAGTACTCGACGCCAGGAATGCCCATCCGCACCACGGGATCGGAGAAGAACGCGTCGTCGGCGGCGACGATCAGATCGCAGACCCAGGCCAGCATCAGCCCGCCGGCGATGCACGCGCCCTGCACCATCGCGATGGTCGGCTTGGGGATTTCGCGCCAGCGCCTGCACATCCCGAGATAGACCTCGAGCTCGCGCGCGAAACGCTGGTCGCCGCCGACCTTGTCGACGTGGTCCCACCACAGCGCGGCCTTGTTCGGGTAGTGCACGTGGTGGTCGCGGCCCGGTGTGCCGATGTCGTGTCCGGCGCTGAAGTGTTTTCCGTTGCCCGCCAACACGATCACTCCGACCTCCGGGTCCTCGACGGCACGCTCGAAGGCGGCGTCGATGGCGTAGGTCATCACCGAGTTCTGTGCGTTGCGGTAGTCGGGCCGGTTCAGCGTCACGATCGCTACGCGACCACGCACCTCGTAGGTGACGACTTCCCCCTCGTCTGGGACGGCCGGTTCCGACATCACGAAATCTCCTCACGTAGTTGACGCTTGAGCACTTTCCCGGCGGCGCTGTAGGGCAGCTGGTCGCGGAATTCGACGAACCGCGGCACCTTGAAATTGGCCAGCACGGTGCGGGCATGGGTGAGCACCTGATCGGCGGTGAGTGTCGCGCCCGCCTTGCGGACCACGTACGCCTTGCCCACCTCGCCCATTCGGGTGTCCGGCACCCCGACGACCGCGGACTCGGCCACGCCCGCCAAGCGCGCGAGCGCCTGCTCGACCTCCGCCGGATACACATTGAATCCGCCGCTGATGTACATGTCCTTGAGCCGGTCGGTGATCTTCAGATAGCCGCGCTCGTCGACGGTACCGATGTCACCGGTGTGCAGCCAGCCGTCGGAATCGATGGTGGCCGCGGTGTTTTCGGGATCGTCGAGGTAGCCGAGCATCACGTTCGGCCCGCGCAGCAGCACCTCGCCGTTGTCGGCGAGCCGCAGCTCGAAACCGGCGATCGGCCTGCCGCAGGTGCCCGCGATGGTGGCCGCGTCGTCGTCGGTGCGGCACATGGTGCCGAAGCCGGCGGCCTCGGACAGTCCGTAGGCGGTGAGCACGATGTCGAAGTCGAGTTCGTCGCGCATGCGCTCGATGAGCACCACCGGCACGGTCGCCGCGCCGGTGACCGCGATCCGCAGTGAGGACAGGTCGAAGTCGCCGCGCTCGGGATGGTCGAGGATGGTCTGATAGATCGTCGGCGGGCCGGGGAGCACGGTGATCCGCTCCTCGCTGACCAACCGCAAGGTGATCGGCACATCGAAGACCACCTGCGGCACGATCGCGGCCCCGGTGACCAGGCAAGCCAGGATGCCCGCCTTGTAGCCGAAGTTGTGGAAGAACGGATTCACCACGAGATACCGGTCGTCACTGCGCAGGGTCGTGCATTCGGCCCAGGCCCGGACCACCGCGAGGGCCTGCCGGTGCGCCACGAGCGTGCCCTTGCTGCGTCCGGTGGTGCCGGAGGTGAACAGGATGTCGGAGATGTCGTCGGGCCGGACCGCCGAGGCGCGTTCCTCGGCCGTTGCGCGGGTGACCCGCTCCGCGATCCCGACCAGATCCGACCAGTCGAGCGCGGTGGGATCGTCCGTCGTCGTACCCGGCTCGACCGGGATGACCACCACCGTCTCGATGTCGAGATCCGGTGCGGTGGAACGTAGTTCGGCGAGGCGGTCGCGGCCGAGGAAGGTTCCGGCGATGAACAGCGCCCGCGCGTGCACCCGGGCCAGCACGTCGGCGGCCTCCTCGGCGACGTAGCGGGTGTTCAACGGCACCAGCGCCGCGCCCGCGTAGTGCGCGCCGAGCGCGGCGACCACCCAGTGATAGGTGTTCGGCGCCCACATCGCGACCCGGTCGCCGGATCGCACACCGCGCGCGATGAGCGCCCGTGCCACGTCCTGGACCGCGGCGTGCAGTTGTGTCCAGTCCAGCCGGACCGCGCCGTCGGCGAGCGCGGGTGCGGCGCCGAATGTGCGCGCGGCCTGCCGCAGCGCCTGCGGTGTCGTCTGTGCAGGGGTTGTCACGGTTGTCCTTACCGTTCGTGCAGGGCTCTTATGTGCGCACCCTACAAAGCAAGTGCTTGGTAGGTTATCCTACCGGCGTGGGTGCGATCCAGACCTCAGAATCCGACACCGCCGGTTCGGGCGGGCGGTTTTCCGCGACCGCAGACCAGCGATTCGCCGCCGACGTGCGTGAATGGCTCGCGGACAACCTGCAGGGTGAATTCCGTGAGCTGCGGGGTCTCGGCGGGCCGGGCCGCGAGCACGAGGCGTTCGACGAGCGCCTCGCCTGGGACCGGCATCTGGCCGCCGCGGGCTGGACCTGCCTGGGCTGGCCGACGGAATACGGCGGCCGGGCCGCCAGCGTGCGCCAGCAGGTGATCTTCCACGAGGAATACGCGAAAGCGAATGCGCCGGCGCGGGTTTCGCACGTCGGCGAGGAGCTGCTCGGCCCGACCGTGCTCGCCTTCGGCACCCAGGCGCAGCGTGCGCGCTTCCTGCCCGGCATCCGCACGGTGTCCGAGCTGTGGTGTCAGGGGTACTCGGAACCGGGAGCGGGCTCGGACCTGGCCGCGATCACCACCTCGGCCCGCCGCGACGGCGACGAGTGGTCGATCAACGGACAGAAGATCTGGACGTCACTGGCCCACGTCGCCGACTGGTGCTTCGTGATCGCCAGGACCGAACCCGGCTCCACCCGTCATCACGGCCTGTCCTACCTGCTTGTTCCGATGCGGCAGCCGGGCATCGATGTGCGTCCGATCATCCAGTTGACCGGTACCTCGGAGTTCAACGAGGTCTTCTTCGACGACGCCCGTACCGCGGCGGATCTGGTCGTCGGCGAACCGGGCGAGGGCTGGCGGATCGCCATGGGCACGCTGACCTTCGAGCGCGGTATCTCCACCCTGGGCCAGCAGATCCGCTTCGCCAGGGAGCTCGCCGACGTCGAGGCGTTGGCCCGGCGCACCGGCGCCGCCGACGATCCGTTGATCGCCGAACGGATCGACCGGGCCTGGGTCGGTCTGCGGGTGCTGCGCGCGCACGCCATTCGCACCATGCAGGGCGAGGGTGTCACCGACGGCGGACAGGCCTCGGTCGCGAAACTGTTGTGGGCCAACTGGCATCGCGGACTCGGCGAACTGGCGATGGCCGTGCTCGGCCCCGCGGGTCTGGTCGCCGACGCGGACGATCTGAACGAATGGCAGCGGCTGTATCTGTTCACCCGCGCCGACACCATCTACGGAGGTTCGAACGAAGTGCAGCGCAACATCATCGCCGAGCGGGTGCTCGGCCTACCGCGTGAGGCACGAGGATGAGCGAGTTGTCCGTGCCGCCGTCGCCGATCCCCGGGCACGGCCTGCTCGCCGGACGCGCCGCCGTCGTCACCGCGGCGGCGGGCACCGGTATCGGGTCGGCCACCGCGCGCAGACTGCTCGCCGAGGGCGCCGACGTGGTCGTCTCGGATTGGCACGAGCGACGGCTGGCCGAGACGGCGGCCGAGCTCGCGGGCGAGTTCCCGGATCGCAAGGTCGCCTCGATCGCCTGTGACGTGCAGAGCACCGAACAGGTGAACGCATTGGTGCGCGGGGCGGTCGAGGCCATCGGCCGGATCGACATCATGGTCAACAACGCCGGTCTCGGCGGCGAGACGCCGGTCGTCGACATGACCGACGAGCAGTGGGATCGGGTCCTCGACATCACCCTCAACGGCACGTTCCGCTGCACGCGCGCCGCGCTCGGCTACTTCCGTGCCGCCGGGCACGGGGGCGTGATCGTCAACAACGCGAGCGTGCTCGGTTGGCGGGCGCAGCGCGGCCAGGCGCACTATGCCGCGGCGAAGGCGGGCGTGATGGCATTGACCCGGTGCAGCGCCGTCGAGGCCGCCGAGCTCGGGGTCCGGATCAACGCGGTGGCGCCGAGCATCGCCAGGCACGCCTTCCTGGACAAGGTCAGCTCGACCGAACTGCTGGACCAGCTGTCCGAGCGCGAGGCGTTCGGCCGGGCCGCCGAGCCGTGGGAGGTCGCCGCCACCATCGCCATGCTCGCCAGCGACTACACCACCTACCTGACCGGCGAGGTGGTGTCGGTCAGCAGCCAACGGGCTTGAGCGGGTTCGGGTTTGCGGTCCTCGCGCTGGTGCGGGGCTGGTAGCCGACCGGTGGCCCGAGCGTCGCGGCGGCCCGATCGGGACGG
This genomic interval carries:
- a CDS encoding acyl-CoA dehydrogenase family protein; the protein is MDLDIDTATQEFQTEVRDFLAAHKPAQPLPSMDTKTGFEAHRAWERTLAEARLSVVAWPREYGGRDASLLEWVLFEQEYYAAGAPGRVSQNGIFLLAPTLFEHGTTEQLDRIMPRMARGDDIWAQAWSEPEAGSDLAGIRSTARRTSGGWLLSGQKTWSSRASYADWAFGLFRSDPEAERHKGLTYVMFPLTADGVSVRPIPQLDGEPGFAEIFLDEVFVPDRDVIGAPGEGWRVAMSTSSNERGLSLRSPGRFSATAQRLIDLWLDHGDQANTAQRDAVVDAWIGSEAYRLHTFGTVTRLNEGGKLGAESSITKVFWSELDIAMHETGLDVLGAAAERHGPWTDGYLFSLSGPIYAGTNEIQRNIIAERLLGLPRGSSR
- a CDS encoding FadD3 family acyl-CoA ligase, which encodes MTTPAQTTPQALRQAARTFGAAPALADGAVRLDWTQLHAAVQDVARALIARGVRSGDRVAMWAPNTYHWVVAALGAHYAGAALVPLNTRYVAEEAADVLARVHARALFIAGTFLGRDRLAELRSTAPDLDIETVVVIPVEPGTTTDDPTALDWSDLVGIAERVTRATAEERASAVRPDDISDILFTSGTTGRSKGTLVAHRQALAVVRAWAECTTLRSDDRYLVVNPFFHNFGYKAGILACLVTGAAIVPQVVFDVPITLRLVSEERITVLPGPPTIYQTILDHPERGDFDLSSLRIAVTGAATVPVVLIERMRDELDFDIVLTAYGLSEAAGFGTMCRTDDDAATIAGTCGRPIAGFELRLADNGEVLLRGPNVMLGYLDDPENTAATIDSDGWLHTGDIGTVDERGYLKITDRLKDMYISGGFNVYPAEVEQALARLAGVAESAVVGVPDTRMGEVGKAYVVRKAGATLTADQVLTHARTVLANFKVPRFVEFRDQLPYSAAGKVLKRQLREEIS
- a CDS encoding acyl-CoA dehydrogenase family protein → MRFALSPEQLDFGSSVRKLLDTGRTPAAVRSWAAGDPRPGQALIRQLAGAGVLGLAIEDAHGGVGAEPIDLVVAFIELGRAAAPGPLIETAAAIPALLQALPDRAPAERWLPGCAEGSALGTIAFAGQRQSSVALDADTADLVLIADDARLSTAHRTGAIRSIDPARRLFTVAADEPVAEGDAVRAAVATAFDTGALACAAQLLGAGRSLLDATTGYAKQRKQFGKPIGEFQAVKQKLADVLIGLDLAEPLLYRAALTMAAPTRGRDVSAAVIACGDAAYQAARAALQVHGAIGYTAEYDLSLWLTRVTALRSAWGTTDLHRGRIAGALRAERTAQRGTA
- a CDS encoding SDR family oxidoreductase, with translation MSELSVPPSPIPGHGLLAGRAAVVTAAAGTGIGSATARRLLAEGADVVVSDWHERRLAETAAELAGEFPDRKVASIACDVQSTEQVNALVRGAVEAIGRIDIMVNNAGLGGETPVVDMTDEQWDRVLDITLNGTFRCTRAALGYFRAAGHGGVIVNNASVLGWRAQRGQAHYAAAKAGVMALTRCSAVEAAELGVRINAVAPSIARHAFLDKVSSTELLDQLSEREAFGRAAEPWEVAATIAMLASDYTTYLTGEVVSVSSQRA
- a CDS encoding acyl-CoA dehydrogenase family protein, which produces MQTSESDTAGSGGRFSATADQRFAADVREWLADNLQGEFRELRGLGGPGREHEAFDERLAWDRHLAAAGWTCLGWPTEYGGRAASVRQQVIFHEEYAKANAPARVSHVGEELLGPTVLAFGTQAQRARFLPGIRTVSELWCQGYSEPGAGSDLAAITTSARRDGDEWSINGQKIWTSLAHVADWCFVIARTEPGSTRHHGLSYLLVPMRQPGIDVRPIIQLTGTSEFNEVFFDDARTAADLVVGEPGEGWRIAMGTLTFERGISTLGQQIRFARELADVEALARRTGAADDPLIAERIDRAWVGLRVLRAHAIRTMQGEGVTDGGQASVAKLLWANWHRGLGELAMAVLGPAGLVADADDLNEWQRLYLFTRADTIYGGSNEVQRNIIAERVLGLPREARG
- a CDS encoding enoyl-CoA hydratase; translated protein: MSEPAVPDEGEVVTYEVRGRVAIVTLNRPDYRNAQNSVMTYAIDAAFERAVEDPEVGVIVLAGNGKHFSAGHDIGTPGRDHHVHYPNKAALWWDHVDKVGGDQRFARELEVYLGMCRRWREIPKPTIAMVQGACIAGGLMLAWVCDLIVAADDAFFSDPVVRMGIPGVEYFAHPWVMGPRAAKEFLFTGDRFGAAQAKEWGMVNRVVPRAELAAETFALAEKIAAMPRFGLALTKKAVNQAEDLMGMRAGMDSVFGLHHFAHAHNAEVGADSLGGMNAKSMKATATGENGAT